One region of Anas acuta chromosome Z, bAnaAcu1.1, whole genome shotgun sequence genomic DNA includes:
- the CHRNA6 gene encoding neuronal acetylcholine receptor subunit alpha-6, giving the protein MHPERWLSRWYPAFGVWAFMVTSLIKDTAACESEERLFHKLFTHYNQFIRPVENVSDPVTVHFELAITQLTNVDEVNQIMETNLWLRHIWNDYKLRWDPKEYDGIEFVRVPADKIWKPDIVLYNNAVGDFQVEGKTKALLRYDGMITWTPPAIFKSSCPMDITFFPFDHQNCSLKFGSWTYDKAKIDLLIIGSKVDMNDFWENSEWEIVDASGYKHDIKYNCCEEIYTDITYSFYIRRLPMFYTINLIIPCLFISFLTVLVFYLPSDCGEKVTLCISVLLSLTVFLLVITETIPSTSLVIPLVGEYLLFTMIFVTLSIVITVFVLNIHYRTPTTHTMPRWVKNVFLSLLPKVLLMQRPLEQQKKSISRKTKKGSASTSGKSKHSKHKDSKLHKEQQCCHCDKAAELTTTKRRRLSHQSLKWMAEYTEYSPEVKDVISSVQFIAENMRSQNETKEVEDDWKYVAMVIDRVFLWVFIILCVFGTAGLFIQPLIADT; this is encoded by the exons ATGCATCCCGAGAGGTGGCTGTCTCGGTGGTACCCTGCTTTTGGTGTGTGGGCATTCATGGTCACATCCTTGATTAAAG ATACCGCAGCCTGCGAATCAGAGGAACGCCTATTTCATAAACTCTTCACCCACTACAACCAGTTCATCAGGCCGGTGGAAAACGTGTCTGATCCTGTCACAGTGCATTTCGAGCTGGCCATTACCCAGCTTACAAACGTG GATGAAGTCAATCAGATTATGGAAACCAATTTGTGGCTTAGACAT aTTTGGAATGACTACAAATTGCGATGGGATCCCAAAGAATACGATGGAATTGAATTTGTTCGGGTACCCGCAGATAAAATTTGGAAACCAGATATTGTCTTGTACAATAA TGCTGTGGGGGATTTTCAAGTTGAAGGCAAGACCAAGGCCCTCCTTCGCTATGACGGAATGATCACCTGGACCCCaccagctatttttaaaagctccTGCCCTATGGATATTACCTTTTTCCCATTTGATCATCAGAACTGTTCACTGAAATTTGGCTCGTGGACCTATGACAAAGCCAAAATTGATCTTCTGATCATTGGCTCCAAAGTAGACATGAATGACTTCTGGGAAAATAGTGAATGGGAAATAGTTGATGCTTCTGGCTACAAACATGACATCAAATACAACTGCTGTGAAGAGATCTACACAGACATAACATATTCTTTTTATATTCGAAGGCTGCCAATGTTTTACACCATAAACCTGATCATTCCCTGTCTCTTCATCTCATTCCTTACAGTGCTGGTTTTTTACCTGCCATCTGACTGTGGTGAGAAGGTGACTCTTTGcatctctgtgctgctttccttgACTGTCTTTTTACTGGTGATCACAGAAACCATCCCGTCCACCTCTTTAGTAATACCCCTCGTAGGAGAATATTTGCTCTTCACTATGATATTTGTGACCCTATCAATTGTCATCACCGTGTTTGTCCTGAATATACATTACAGAACTCCAACCACACACACAATGCCCAGATGGGTAAAAAACGTCTTTCTTAGCCTGCTGCCTAAAGTGTTGTTGATGCAGCGGCCTCtggaacagcagaaaaaaagcatctccAGAAAGACCAAGAAAGGATCAGCCAGTACCTCGGGCAAATCAAAGCACAGCAAACACAAAGATAGCAAACTACAcaaggagcagcagtgctgtcaCTGTGATAAAGCGGCTGAACTCACTACCACGAAAAGAAGACGACTGAGCCACCAGTCGTTGAAGTGGATGGCAGAGTACACAGAGTACTCCCCAGAAGTGAAGGACGTCATTAGCAGCGTTCAGTTCATCGCAGAGAACATGAGGTCTCAAAATGAAACCAAAGAG gtGGAAGATGATTGGAAATACGTAGCTATGGTGATAGACAGAGTATTTCTCTGGGTATTTATAATCCTTTGTGTGTTTGGGACTGCCGGGCTCTTTATCCAGCCACTAATAGCAGATACATAA